The Streptomyces rubrogriseus genomic sequence TGTCGGAGACCGCCGAGCCGTACGGGATGCCCCAGGCGTCGAGGCGGTGTACGGCGAGGTGCCGGGCCAGGCGGGCGCCGCGCGGAGTGGAGCTGAACCGCTGCACGAACACACGCGCGGTGACCGGGAGTCGGGGGGTGGAGGCTGGTCTCATGCGGCCCATCCCACCTGCGGCGACGGTCCGCCACCAGGTCGGACACCGGTACGCAGGGCCAGCGTACGGGTACTCAGAGTGGACTGTAGGGGTAACCATCCGTGACCATGGGCCCGTTGGGTGGGTTGTCCGGGTGGGTGTACGTGCGGGAGGTGTCCTGGATGTCGGACGGAACGGGTGGCGCGGAAGCGCTCTGCGGGGGCGGGGAACCGGAGCGGTCGGACAGCCTCAGGACCTTCGGCGAGGTCGTCAAGGCGTTCCGCAAACGGGCGGGCCTGACCCAGGAGGAGTTCGCCCCGCAGGTGCGCTACTCGGTGCCGACGGTGGCGTCGATCGAGCAGGGGCGGCGCTTTCCTCCGCTGGACTTCGTGGAGCGCGCGGAGGAAGTCCTCGACGCGTTCGGTGTGCTGCGGGGTGCGGCACGGCATCTGTCACGGCAACCGGGGCTGGCCAGCTGGTTCCGCCAGTGGGCGCGGTTCGAGGCGGAGGCGGTGAGTCTGTACACGTATGAATGCCGGTTGGTCCCGGGGCTGTTGCAGACCGAGGCGTACGCGCGCACGTTGTTCACGAACCAACTGCCGCCACTGAGTGACGACCAGATCGAGACGCAATGGGTGGCCAGGGCGGAACGGCAGCGGCTGCTCAAGGAGCGACCGAACACGGCGTTCAGCTTCATCTTGGAGGAGCATCTGTTCCTGCGCCGCACAGGCGGGGCGCAGACCACTCGGGAGTTGATCGACCACGTGCTGAGGCTGGCGGAGCTACGGAACGTGGAGGTGCAGGTGATGCCATTGGAGCGGAAGGCACACGCAGGCATGGACGGCCCCATGCAGCTCCTGGAGACGCCCGACGCTCGCTGGTTCGCCTACAACGAGGGGCAGCGCGGAGGCATGTTCGTCTCTGAACGGAAAGAGGTCAGCGTCCTCCAGATGAGGTATGCCAGGATGCGGTCACAGGCCCTCTCCCTCGACGACTCCCTGGGCCTGTTGCAGCGGATGCGAGGAGCCTCATGAACACGACGGAACTGGCCTGGTTCAAAAGCTCGTACAGCAGCGGAGGTGACGGCGACTGCGTCGAGGTGGCGACCTGCACCGGCACCATTCACGTCCGGGACTCCAAAGTACGGCAGGGCGCCCAGCTCGCCCTCTCCCCGACGGCCTGGACCCGTTTCCTCAACACGTGCGTCCATGAAATGGCCGATCAGCCGCAGGCGTTGACCACATCATGACTCAAGGACCAGCGCCTCGCCCCCTGTCCGACGAAGCCCTCTCCGCCCTGCTCGGCAAGCAGCAGTTCGGCACGCTCGCCACCGTCAAGCGCAGTGGCCACCCGCACCTGACCACGATGCTGTACAGCTGGGACTCCGAAGCCCGCACGGTGCGCTTCTCGACGACGGCCGACCGGGTCAAGGTCGGGCATCTGCGGCGCAACCCGCGTGCGGCGCTGCATGTGCAGGGTGGCGACGTGTGGTCGTTCGCCGTCGCCGAAGGCGAGGCCGAGGTGTCCGAGAGCACGACCGCTCCCGGCGACGCCGTCGGGCGGGAACTGCTCGCGATGGTCCCGCAGGCCGCGAAGCCGGAGGACGAAGACGCGTTCCTGGCGCAACTGGTCGCCGAGCGCCGGATGGTCATCCGGTTGAAGGTGGACCGCCTGTACGGCACGGCACTCGACATCACCGGCTGAGCAAGGCGCTGGTCCGCCGCCACCCCCGCACGTCCGAACGCCCCGTCCTGGGTTCCTTCCAGGACGGGGCGTCGCACCGGGACCGGGACGTCCACTTGCCGCGAGAGACCCCGACTGCCGCTAGTTCCGGTACCGGAACACGATCCGGCCGCGCGTCAAGTCGTACGGCGGGAGCTCCACCAGTACCCGGTCTTCCAGCATGATCCTGATGTAGTTCTTGCGGATCTTCCCGCTGACGTGCGCGAGGACCTGGTGGCCGTTCTCGAGCTCAACTGTGAACATGGCGCTGCGCAGGCACTCGACGACCTTGCCCTCGACCTCGATGACGTTCTTGTGCTTCGTCATCGCACCAGCTCCAGGTTGCTGCTCGTCGGCCGGGCGCCGATGCCCTCGAACAGCGCCGATGCCGCGTGATGGGACTCCTGGACTTCGGCCCGCGCCTCGGTGAACCCCGAGCGGTGCAGTGTCCCCAGCGCGTGGGCCAGCAGTGCCCGCGCGATGCCGCGGCGCTGCTCGCCGGTGCGGACCGCGACCAGCCCGATGCGCGGTCCTCTCACCGTCACCACCCGGATCAGCCCCAGGTAGCGGTCCGGCGCCGCGGCCACCGCGTACTTCGACGGATCGACGATGGTGTCGCCCTCGGGGAAGGTGACCACCTCCGCCGGCATCGACTGCCACCCGACGGTCGCGCCGACTTCGTCACGGATCGCGCGGTCCACGGCCCGCAGCAGACCCTCGTCCGCCTGACCGGCGGGAACGATCGTCACGCCGGAAGGCGGCAGGGCCTCGCCGAGCCCTGTGTCCTGCGGGTCGGTCGGTACGACGTACTCCCACTCGCGGCGGCGGACCGTGAACCCCGCCCGCAGCCAGCGGGCCGTCAGCTCGGCATCGGCTTCGTCCACCACCGTGTGCAACGGTGCCGGAAGTTCCGCCAGCATCGCCTCGGCGAGCCGGTCGAAGGGGGCGTCGTGCCAGGCGTCGATGCTGACGAAGAGGCGACCGTCGGCCCGGCGCGCCGCATATCCGCGGCCGACCACCAAGTCGTCGTCCAGTGCGTGCCATTGCCGGTCCGCGACGCGCGTGATCGTCACGGCGTTTTCTCTCGGGCCGGATGTGAAGGGCTTTGAGTTCATCGGAGTCCTCCTCCAGGAGTGCCTCGGGCTCGGGCGCTCCTGGCGACACCGGAAGGTCAGCCGTCGGACCGTGACGGATCGGGTGAGCACCCACGGGTGACTGCGTTCACGGGGCTCACCTCCATACGACGACTTCACGGTCCGCCAGGACCGTAGCAGCGGGGCGCCGCCTCGCTCAAACGGTTTGGGTCACGAGGCGGCCCGACGGTCACAGCCCCGCCAGGAGATCCGCGAGCGGGGCCGGTGGCCGTGCGCCGTCGAGGGCCTCGACGAGGAGGCCGCCGTAGCGGATCTTGCGGCCCTTCCTGGTGCTGAGGAAGCGGCGCAACTGCTGTTGCCGGGGGCGGCCGTGCTGGGCGGGCTGGGCCAGGAAGGTCTGCCAGGGGCGGAGTTCGTCCTCGGAGCGTATGACCTCCTCGACCCGCGCCGGGCCCAGTGCCCGGATCATCTCGTCCTCCAGGTCGGCCACGCAGACGTGGAAGTCGCGTGCAGCGCCCGCCCGTTGCCAGCCGCGGACGTAGAAGGGCTCCTCCCGGGCGTCGCAGAGGCCGGTCAGGCGCAGGCCGAGGCCGGGTGGGCCGAGCAGCCCCGCGTAGCGGCCGACACTCATCGCGCCGCCCATGGACACCACGGCCACGCCCTCGGCGGTCAGGTCGCGGTCCTCGCGGGCCGCCAGGGCCTGGACGGCGGCGAGGTCGCTGGGGCCCTCCAGCAGCACCGCCGTCCGCAGGCCGAGATCCCTCACCAGATCCGCCGCCAGGTCACCCGCCGTGTCCCCGGCGCCGCCCGCCGCCGCCCAGCGGGCGATCTCGTCCCGGAACGCGTCCATGTCCGCCATGCGGTGAGTGTGCACCACCCGGGAGCGGTACGGCACGGGATTTCCGGGCGCGTGAGTGCCGCCGCTCAGGCCACGCGCAGCGGGTTGGGCAGCGGCCGGTAGCGGGCGTCGGCGCCGTCCGCGCCGGTCCAGCGCAGCAGGAGGTTGGTCTTGGCGGGGAGGGTCGGGGCGGTGAGCAGGGCCGGGATTTCGGGCAGGTCGTGGCGGGCCAGGGTGCGGCGGACGGCGGGCCAGGGGTCGAAGGCCGGGTGGTGTTCGGTGAGGGCGGCGGCGATCTCGTACAGATGGTTGACGACCAGGCAGTAGACCAGGCGTTCCCAGCCGGCCGCCCTCGGGGTGTCCGGCAGTAGTTTGACGCCCTCCGCGTCCCGGAAGAGGGCCTGCACCGGCATGCCGGTCGCGTCCACGGCGACCAGCGTGTTCTGCAGGTGCGCCTCCAGGACGACGCCGTCGTCGGCGAAGGCGGTCAGGACGGGCGGCACGACGGCGGCGAGGTACGCCTCCCACCAGGCCGCCGGGTCAGCGGTGGCGGTCAGCGGGCTGTCGGGGAAGCCTTCCACGAGCGCGGCGGCCAGGAGCGGGGTCGCGCCGGGCAGGAGGTGGTCGCGCAGGCCGTCGCGGACGACGACGGCCAGTTCCTCGAAGGCGAAGTCCGCGGTGCGGTGGCCGCGGTCGCCGAGCCAGGCGGCGGGAGGGCCCAGGGAGGCGAAGGCCTCGGTGGCGGCCGTGTCGGTGCGGCGCAGTCTCAGCAGGTCGTGGCGCCACAGGCGGCGGATGTCGTTGGTGACGCGCACGTCGAGGCTGAACTTCAGGAACAGGTCCCGGCCGGGGAGGTACTCGGGCGCGTACACCGTGCGGATCGCGGCCGTCGGCCAGGCGAAGAAGCCGGTCGTGCCCACCCGGACGAGCCGGCCGTCGGCGAAGGCGGGGGCGAGGGCGGCTGCCGTCAGCTCCAGTTGCCAGGGGTGGGCGGGCAGCAGTCGGTAGCCGGGCGGGGCCTTGCCGAGGGCGTCCAGGGCGGCGGTGTCGCCCTCGTCGACGACGGTGTCCTCGCGCACGGCGAGCAGCGTCAGCGGGAAGCGGGCGTGTGCCTCGGGCGCGTAGGGCAGCCACCCGGCGTGCGGGCCGCCGCCGCGTGCCTTGGGGGCGGGGTGGTGGGTGTGGCCGGTGAGCAGGGCCTGCTCGGAGCGGAGGTACGGGTCGGCGGGCGGGGTGGCACGCGCGCGTGCCGTCAGCAGGGCGGCCACCGCGTCGCGGCTGTCGGTCATCTCGGTGGGCAGTTCGTGGTTGGGCACACCGGTGTGCCGGCGCAGGGCCTCGGCGACGAGCTTCACCAGTTCGGCGTGGTCGACCCGGTGCCACCCGTCCTGCGTGCGGACCTCCGGTTCGGCGGGCCGCCGTCCCCGTCGCACCCGCAGCAGTCTGCCGCCGGGCAGCAGGTACACGGGGCGGGCGCCGGGGCCCGGCAGCGGTTCGGCCACCTCGCGCAGCAGGCAGTTCAGCAGCGGTACGGCCGCGTGGGCGTCGGCGCGGCGCGCCACGTCGTCCCGGGCGGCGGCGCCGTCCGGAAGGGGGGCGTCGGCGCCGGTGGGCGGGGGCAGGAGATCCACGCGTTCCACTCGTTCCCTACGGTCGGTCCATGGCGGAGAGGACGGAGACGATCAGTATGTCTCTCGTCATGACAGTCGTCGGTCCTCCGCCGTGACGTCGTACTCGTACGCGTACTCCGACCCGTACGCGTACGCGTACTCCGACCCGTACCCGAGGAGCCTGCCCGTGCATCGTCCCCCCAGTGCGGCGGCCGAGGTCGCCGAGGAGCTGGCGGCCGTCCGTCCCGCTCTGGCCGCCCGGTTCGCGGCCGAGCGGCCAGGGGCCCGCGCGGCCGTGCTGTCGCGGCTGTGGCGTGCCCTCGCCTTCGAACCGCTGCCGTGGGTCGAGGGCCGGGAGCGGTCCGGGGACGGGCTCGTCCTGCGCCTGCGGGACGGCCGCCGGCTGAGCGGTCCGCCCGCCGACCCGTACCGCACGGACGCCTACGTCCGGGTGGTACGGCTGGACGAGGTCGCGTACGACGACCCGGAGCGGCTGCTGACCGACCTCGCCGTACCGCACTCGGCCTCCTTCGCCGCCGAACTCGGGCACAGTGCGGCGTCCTTGGCCCTGTCGCGCGCGGCACAGCCCCGGGCGGTCCGGGAGGGGGCGCCCGAGAATCACCCGGACGAGTGGCCGGACAGCGGCTGGGGCTGGGAGCGGCGGGTGGTCGACGGGCACCCGTACCACCCCGGCTGCCGTGCGCGGCCCGGCTTCTCGGTGGCGGAGCAGCTCGCCTACGGGCCCGAGCACGGGCCGGTGGTGGAGCTGGGGCTCATGCCGGTCCCGGCGGCGGAGTGCCTGGTGACGGGGGTGTGGCCCGGGGAGCTGCGGGACGGGGCGCGGGTGCTGGTCCCGGTGCATCCTTGGCAGGCCGCGCACGTGCTCAAGCAGTCGTACGGGGCCGGGCCCGCCGCGCATCCGCTGATGTCCCTGCGGACCCTCGCCGTGCCCGGCTCGGTGCACGTCAAGACCGCGCTGAGTGCCCGGCTGACGTCCTCGGTGCGGGACATCTCGGTCGCCTCGATCGCCGCGTCGGCCGATCTGTCGTCGTTCGGGGCGCGGTTGGCGGCGCGTCTGGACGGCCTGCTCCACGTGACCCGCACGCTGGGCGCGGCCACCGCCCACTCCCCCGACCTGGCCGCCGTCCTGCGCGAAGCGCCCGAGGTGTACGCCTCGCCCGGCGAGCACGTCGTCCCGGTGGCCGCGTTGGCGACCACCGGACTGCCGCGTTCCGCCGCGTGGCTCGCCGCCTTCGCCCGTCTCGCGCTCACCGTCGGGCTGCGCGCGCTGGAGCTGGGCGTGGCCCTCGAGGCGCACGGTCAGAACCTCCTGGTCGTGCTGTCCGCGACGGGCGACCCGCTGCGCCTGGTCTACCGCGACCTGGCCGACATCCGCGTCTCCCCGGCCCGCCTGGCCCGGCACGGCCTCGCGGCCCACGGCCTGCCCGGCCGGGTACTGACCGACGAACCGCTCGCGCTGCGCCGGAAGCTGTTCGGCTCGCTGGTGGGAGGCGCGCTGGCGGCCACGGCCGGTTCGGGCCCGGCCCTGCGCAGGGCCCTGGAGGCGGCGGTGCCGGAACTGCCGCGCACGGAGGACGTCGTGGCCCTGCGGGAGGAACCGCTGCCGGTGAAGGCGCTGACGGTGATGCGGCTGACGCCCGGACATGCGGGCGACATCTGGACCGTGCTGCCCAATCCCTTGGCAACCGGTCCCTGCTGACCCGGCCCGGCCGGCCGGTCCGTCAAGGGCCGGACGGCCAAGGCTTGGCCGATTTTCGGCTCTTCGTGGAAAACCCGGGGCTGGCCGCGGCGGGCGCGCCCTACGGTGTACGCCCTGTGGGGTCATCCGGACGTGAGGGTTGTGAGAGCGGGACATGACTGACGCCAACGGCAGTGACGGCCTGATGACGCCGATCCGGCCCGATCAACTGGAACCGGGCGCGGTGATCGCGCAGTCGCTGGACAACCAGTGGGTGCCGGCCCGGCTGGCGGCCGACATGATCGAACGGGGCCAGTCCCTGGACGAGGTCGCCGGCCGACGCATCAGGGAGGTGCGGGCCGAGTACTTCCGCAGCCTCATCAACGCGAGCCAGGTCGTGATCAACCGCGCCTACTTCTACAACAACGCGGCGATCAGCCGGGACCTCCTGGAAGAGGGCGAGTCCCGCTCGGCGCACCGCAGTCTGCTCGCCTCGGGGGCGATCGTGCCGTTCCTGCTCAACGAGCGCCACCCCGCCGAGGAACCACCCGCGCACCTGCACGTACGGCCCGAGGGGTTCACCGCCTGGCAGGAGACGCTGGAGGGCATGTCCGGCACCGACCGGGTCCGCTGTGTGCGCATGGCCTGGGACGACTCGCTCGACGACCGGGCGAACCGGGAGCACACCCGGATCCGGCTGTTCCAGCCGTTCACCGAGAAGGTGCAGGGCCTGACCGCCAAGAACATTGATGTCCTCGCCTCGCAAGTCGGCGTGCCGCCCGAGGAGTTCGACGCCTTCGGCAGGCGGCTCGGTGAGGTGGTCAGCCACAGCAACAGCCTCAGCGTCCGACGGCAGCCCGTGGTGCGCAACACGCTGTACGAGGAGTTCGTGTCCGTCCCCGGGTCGAACGTGGCAGAGGGGAGGTACGACCGCGGCAAGCTCTACGCCAAGGAGATCAAGCAACTGCTCGACCTGATCTACAACGTCAACCTTGCCGACGCTCTGGGACGCTATCCCCTCACCCCGGCCGACAGCCTGCGGCGGGTGGTGTTGCAGGAAGCACGTGAGGCACGCACCACCACCGGGTTCGTGGAGGACCCCGAACAACTGCTGACATTCCTGCGGCGGCAGGCCTTCGCGACCGTTCAGGACCATCTGACGCCGGCCGCGGTGAACTCGCTGGCTCTGCAGGACATCTGGCGGCTGCGGCAGACCTCCGTCTGGAACAGCTACATCCGGGCGTTCGGAGCGCTGACCGCGGCTCCAGACCGCTTCCACGACGCCGCAGGGCAGGTGTTCGACCGCTACGTCCGGCTCAACTCGGAGATTCTCAGACTCGCGCAGGAACGCAGGCAGGCTCGTCCCAACCGGTGGCGTCCGGTCGTCGAGGTCGTCGTCACCCTTACCGCGGGCACGTTCTCGGCCATCAGCGGCGCAGGCCTGTGGGAACTGACCGGCGCTCTCCTGCCGACCGCGGTGTCCGGTCCGGTGACCGGCTCGGTACAGCTGGTGCTGCGCAACTGGGAAGCCGGGCGACAGGAGCAGAGATTCGCCCGGGAGATAGCCTCCGTACGGCTGGCGAGTGAGCGAGAATGGCGGCAGTTCCGCGACCTGGTGCAGCGGCTGCCCGACTACCGGCAGGATGCGCACACGGGATCGGCCGGCAACGCCGCCACCACCACCCAGGACGACGACGTGCCCAACGACTACTGAGCTTTGGCTGGAGTACCGTGCACTGCCTGCGAAACGCCCGATGAACCGGTACGAGGCCCTGCGCCGACGCGTTCCGGAGTGGTTCCGCAACGAGCCCGGGGGGATCGAGATCCTGACGGACCCCGCGCTGGTCCGCAGGGCCCGGCGGTCGGCCGTCCCGACGGTGCGACGTGGCCCGTTGGGTTCCCTGCGGGCGTGGGCGAGGGCTGCCCTGCGGCCGGTCCCGACCGGTGTGGTGTCGGCCAACCGCTACCTGTGGTACCTACGCGATCCGGTGCGGTTCCCCGACGGCCGGCTCGGGCTGTACGACCGTCTTCTGCCGCCTCCGGAGTCCTCCCCCGGCGTCGTCGTGCTGCCGCTCCTCGACGACGGGGCGAAGGTCGTGCTGATCGAGCACTACCGGCACGCCACCCGCGATCGGCACTGGGAGGCCGTGCGCGGCTTCGGTGATCCGGGCGCGACCGGCGAGGAGAACGTGGCGCGGGAGCTGGCGGAGGAGGTCTCCGCGCGTCCCACGGCGGTGACCGCCCTCGGTGAGCTCCACCCCGACACCGGTCTGTGTGCGCACCGCGTCGAACTCTACGCGGCACGAGTGCAGTCGGTGGGTGCACCGGAAGTGGGCGAGGCGATCCAGCGGGTGATCACGGTGCCGGCCGCCGAGGCGGAAGCCATGGTGGCCGACGGCCGGATCACCGACGGCTTCACGGTCGCCGTCCTCTACCGGGCCCGGCTGGCCGGGTTGTTCACGTCTGTCACGGAAAACGGCGGCGAGAACTGACGGCGCGTCCGGCGGATGCCCGCCGCCGGACACCCGCCGTTTTGGAGCCCGGCGGCACTGATCAATAGGATCCGCCGATGATCACAAGAACACGGCTGGCGGCGGGTGCCTGTGCACTGCTCGCCGCGCTGGCGGCCGGGATGGCGTTCCCGGCCGGGGCGAGCGCCGGTGAACCCACGGGTGAGGACGCGCCGAAGGTCGACCTCGTACTCGACGTCAGCGGTTCGATGCGGACGCGGGACATCGACGGCGGTACGCGCATGGCGGCGGCGAAGCAGGCGTTCAACGAGGTGCTCGACGCGACGCCGGAAGAGGTGCAGCTGGGCATCCGGACGCTCGGCGCGGACTACCCGGGCGACGACCGCAAGACCGGCTGCAAGGACACCGCGCAGCTCTACCCGGTCGGCCCGCTGGACCGCACCGAGGCGAAGACGGCGGTGGCGACCCTGTCGCCGACCGGCTGGACGCCGATCGGGCCGGCGCTGCTCAAGGCGGCCGACGACCTCGACGGCGGCGACGGTTCCAAGCGGATCGTGCTGATCAGCGACGGCGAGGACACCTGCGCCCCGCTGGACCCGTGCGAGGTGGCCCGCGAGATCGCCGCCAAGGGCATCGGGCTGACCATCGACACGCTGGGACTGGTCCCGAACACCAAGATGCGCCGGCAGCTCAGCTGCATCGCCGAGGCGACCGGCGGCACGTACACCTCGGTCGAGCACACCGACGAACTCACCGACAAGGTGAACCAGTTGGTGGACCGGGCGGCCGACCCGGTGGTGACGCCGGTGGCCACCGAGGGCGCGGACGCGTGCGCGAAGGCGCCGACGCTGAAGTCGGGGCTGTACACCGACCGCGAGGAGTTCGGGCAGCAGCGCTGGTACCGGGTGGACGTGGAGCCCGGCCAGGAGCTGCGCGCCTCCGTGAGCGTGGGCGCCGACCGGGCCGTGAACCCGTCCTACGGGGTGCTGCTGCGGGCGGTTACGGTGCACGGCCGGGAGATCGTGCGCGGTGAGGCGGCGGGCAACGGCCGTACCGACGTGCTCTCGACGGGGCTGCGCTACCCGAAGGCGGAGAGCGACGAGGACGACGCCCCGGCCGAGGCCGTGTGCCTCCAGGTGACCAACTCCTTCTCCGTCGCCTCCGGTGTGAAGACCACGCCCGGTCTGCCGCTGGAGCTGACCGTCGACGTCGTGGACGGCCCGGGCGACTCCGACGACGTGGCCGCCTTCGGCCTCGGGCGCGGCTGGTGGCTGCTCGGCCTGCTGGTGCTGGTCGGCTTCGTCGCCGGTCTGCTGTGGGGCTGGCTCTCGCGCTGGCGGTTCGCGATCTGGAGGACCAACTGATGCGATTCACCCGAGCGTTGACGACGGCCGTGGTGCTGCTCGGTCTCGCCGCGGCTCCCGCGGCGGCCGACTCCTCGCCCTCCGCGAGCCCCGCGCAGGACGGTGACGCGCCGACCACGGCGGGCACGTCCTTCCGGACGGCGGCCGAGTTCGAGCAGGGGCAGGTCGCCACGGCGAACGGTGCCGCGGGCGACTACCTGTACTGGTCCTTCCCGGCCGACGCCGGGCAGCGGCCCACCGTGAAGGCCACGGTGAAGCTGCCCGAGACACACGCCGCCCAGACCTGGCGGGTCGACGTGTACGACGGGCTGCGCCGCCGCCAGGCCTGCCAGTGGGGCGCCCAGGCCCGCACCGCGGACGCGGGCACCTCCTCGGTCGAGCTGGCCTGCGTGCTGCGCACCGTGCGCGCCTGGACCGAGCCG encodes the following:
- a CDS encoding PPOX class F420-dependent oxidoreductase, whose product is MTQGPAPRPLSDEALSALLGKQQFGTLATVKRSGHPHLTTMLYSWDSEARTVRFSTTADRVKVGHLRRNPRAALHVQGGDVWSFAVAEGEAEVSESTTAPGDAVGRELLAMVPQAAKPEDEDAFLAQLVAERRMVIRLKVDRLYGTALDITG
- the infA gene encoding translation initiation factor IF-1, encoding MTKHKNVIEVEGKVVECLRSAMFTVELENGHQVLAHVSGKIRKNYIRIMLEDRVLVELPPYDLTRGRIVFRYRN
- a CDS encoding IucA/IucC family protein: MERVDLLPPPTGADAPLPDGAAARDDVARRADAHAAVPLLNCLLREVAEPLPGPGARPVYLLPGGRLLRVRRGRRPAEPEVRTQDGWHRVDHAELVKLVAEALRRHTGVPNHELPTEMTDSRDAVAALLTARARATPPADPYLRSEQALLTGHTHHPAPKARGGGPHAGWLPYAPEAHARFPLTLLAVREDTVVDEGDTAALDALGKAPPGYRLLPAHPWQLELTAAALAPAFADGRLVRVGTTGFFAWPTAAIRTVYAPEYLPGRDLFLKFSLDVRVTNDIRRLWRHDLLRLRRTDTAATEAFASLGPPAAWLGDRGHRTADFAFEELAVVVRDGLRDHLLPGATPLLAAALVEGFPDSPLTATADPAAWWEAYLAAVVPPVLTAFADDGVVLEAHLQNTLVAVDATGMPVQALFRDAEGVKLLPDTPRAAGWERLVYCLVVNHLYEIAAALTEHHPAFDPWPAVRRTLARHDLPEIPALLTAPTLPAKTNLLLRWTGADGADARYRPLPNPLRVA
- a CDS encoding VWA domain-containing protein, whose product is MITRTRLAAGACALLAALAAGMAFPAGASAGEPTGEDAPKVDLVLDVSGSMRTRDIDGGTRMAAAKQAFNEVLDATPEEVQLGIRTLGADYPGDDRKTGCKDTAQLYPVGPLDRTEAKTAVATLSPTGWTPIGPALLKAADDLDGGDGSKRIVLISDGEDTCAPLDPCEVAREIAAKGIGLTIDTLGLVPNTKMRRQLSCIAEATGGTYTSVEHTDELTDKVNQLVDRAADPVVTPVATEGADACAKAPTLKSGLYTDREEFGQQRWYRVDVEPGQELRASVSVGADRAVNPSYGVLLRAVTVHGREIVRGEAAGNGRTDVLSTGLRYPKAESDEDDAPAEAVCLQVTNSFSVASGVKTTPGLPLELTVDVVDGPGDSDDVAAFGLGRGWWLLGLLVLVGFVAGLLWGWLSRWRFAIWRTN
- a CDS encoding helix-turn-helix domain-containing protein; its protein translation is MSDGTGGAEALCGGGEPERSDSLRTFGEVVKAFRKRAGLTQEEFAPQVRYSVPTVASIEQGRRFPPLDFVERAEEVLDAFGVLRGAARHLSRQPGLASWFRQWARFEAEAVSLYTYECRLVPGLLQTEAYARTLFTNQLPPLSDDQIETQWVARAERQRLLKERPNTAFSFILEEHLFLRRTGGAQTTRELIDHVLRLAELRNVEVQVMPLERKAHAGMDGPMQLLETPDARWFAYNEGQRGGMFVSERKEVSVLQMRYARMRSQALSLDDSLGLLQRMRGAS
- a CDS encoding TOPRIM nucleotidyl transferase/hydrolase domain-containing protein; amino-acid sequence: MADMDAFRDEIARWAAAGGAGDTAGDLAADLVRDLGLRTAVLLEGPSDLAAVQALAAREDRDLTAEGVAVVSMGGAMSVGRYAGLLGPPGLGLRLTGLCDAREEPFYVRGWQRAGAARDFHVCVADLEDEMIRALGPARVEEVIRSEDELRPWQTFLAQPAQHGRPRQQQLRRFLSTRKGRKIRYGGLLVEALDGARPPAPLADLLAGL
- a CDS encoding DUF397 domain-containing protein, whose translation is MNTTELAWFKSSYSSGGDGDCVEVATCTGTIHVRDSKVRQGAQLALSPTAWTRFLNTCVHEMADQPQALTTS
- a CDS encoding IucA/IucC family protein: MHRPPSAAAEVAEELAAVRPALAARFAAERPGARAAVLSRLWRALAFEPLPWVEGRERSGDGLVLRLRDGRRLSGPPADPYRTDAYVRVVRLDEVAYDDPERLLTDLAVPHSASFAAELGHSAASLALSRAAQPRAVREGAPENHPDEWPDSGWGWERRVVDGHPYHPGCRARPGFSVAEQLAYGPEHGPVVELGLMPVPAAECLVTGVWPGELRDGARVLVPVHPWQAAHVLKQSYGAGPAAHPLMSLRTLAVPGSVHVKTALSARLTSSVRDISVASIAASADLSSFGARLAARLDGLLHVTRTLGAATAHSPDLAAVLREAPEVYASPGEHVVPVAALATTGLPRSAAWLAAFARLALTVGLRALELGVALEAHGQNLLVVLSATGDPLRLVYRDLADIRVSPARLARHGLAAHGLPGRVLTDEPLALRRKLFGSLVGGALAATAGSGPALRRALEAAVPELPRTEDVVALREEPLPVKALTVMRLTPGHAGDIWTVLPNPLATGPC
- a CDS encoding NUDIX hydrolase; protein product: MNRYEALRRRVPEWFRNEPGGIEILTDPALVRRARRSAVPTVRRGPLGSLRAWARAALRPVPTGVVSANRYLWYLRDPVRFPDGRLGLYDRLLPPPESSPGVVVLPLLDDGAKVVLIEHYRHATRDRHWEAVRGFGDPGATGEENVARELAEEVSARPTAVTALGELHPDTGLCAHRVELYAARVQSVGAPEVGEAIQRVITVPAAEAEAMVADGRITDGFTVAVLYRARLAGLFTSVTENGGEN
- a CDS encoding GNAT family N-acetyltransferase — translated: MNSKPFTSGPRENAVTITRVADRQWHALDDDLVVGRGYAARRADGRLFVSIDAWHDAPFDRLAEAMLAELPAPLHTVVDEADAELTARWLRAGFTVRRREWEYVVPTDPQDTGLGEALPPSGVTIVPAGQADEGLLRAVDRAIRDEVGATVGWQSMPAEVVTFPEGDTIVDPSKYAVAAAPDRYLGLIRVVTVRGPRIGLVAVRTGEQRRGIARALLAHALGTLHRSGFTEARAEVQESHHAASALFEGIGARPTSSNLELVR